One window from the genome of Alkalihalobacillus sp. LMS6 encodes:
- a CDS encoding carboxylesterase, translating to MIGCLCIHGFTGDPWEVEPIVKELQKQEGWVVYSPVLPGHGKELNELKTATYEEWVYTVEVAFEELQKRCTEVFVIGFSMGGMLASYIAARYPVGKLVLLNAAAFYFNPKQFFKDMIAAIRFHITGNQEEDQLIELYEKKFKETPFAALSQFLQLVQKTKPYASRIRVPTLIIQSEQDGLVPMKSAYHLYDIIESDEKELIAMKRSRHMIFHGFESEEVINQIKAFLIESNEERKKTT from the coding sequence TTGATTGGGTGTTTATGCATTCACGGCTTTACTGGTGATCCATGGGAAGTTGAGCCGATTGTCAAAGAGCTACAAAAGCAAGAAGGCTGGGTCGTATACAGCCCGGTCTTGCCAGGTCATGGAAAAGAGTTGAATGAGTTAAAAACAGCTACGTACGAAGAATGGGTATATACGGTTGAAGTGGCATTTGAAGAGTTACAGAAGCGATGTACGGAAGTATTTGTTATCGGCTTTTCAATGGGAGGCATGCTCGCAAGCTATATCGCGGCGAGGTATCCTGTTGGTAAGTTAGTCTTGTTAAATGCAGCAGCATTTTATTTCAACCCGAAGCAATTTTTTAAAGATATGATTGCCGCCATTCGGTTTCACATCACTGGCAATCAAGAGGAAGATCAGCTGATTGAGCTCTATGAGAAGAAGTTTAAAGAAACGCCTTTTGCAGCGTTGTCCCAATTCTTGCAGCTCGTGCAAAAGACAAAGCCGTATGCAAGCAGAATTCGCGTACCCACATTAATCATTCAAAGTGAGCAAGATGGTTTGGTGCCAATGAAATCAGCTTATCATCTCTATGATATTATAGAATCGGATGAAAAAGAGTTAATTGCGATGAAACGATCGCGACATATGATTTTTCATGGGTTTGAAAGCGAAGAAGTAATCAATCAAATTAAAGCGTTCTTAATAGAAAGTAATGAAGAGAGGAAGAAAACAACATGA
- a CDS encoding LLM class flavin-dependent oxidoreductase translates to MRLSILDQVPTSIGKTVEETAQQTVDLVIRAEQLGYERYWFAEHHGTKGLVSSSPELWMATAAAKTSRIRVGSGGVLLPQYSAYKVASMFNQLEVMYPNRIDGGLGRSPGGNERIRRALANGKDSEMDRFWDKVDEVVQWTTNRSHAGMTASPLPITNPSLYILGLGERSATVSAEKGLGFVHGFFIQPDRLKEAHEAYRLAVSDHKDALTAVFVICGEDDAHAESLAKQQDLWLLQTEKGLDSRIPYEMNRQLTVREEEIIVKNRKRMIIGSTDTVKQKLEQLAEQAQSDQFLLLTNVFDYKEKRKSFERLSTLLSS, encoded by the coding sequence GTGCGTTTGAGTATTTTAGATCAAGTCCCTACGTCAATAGGGAAAACAGTGGAAGAAACAGCACAACAAACAGTTGATCTTGTCATTCGAGCGGAGCAACTAGGATACGAACGCTATTGGTTTGCTGAGCATCATGGAACGAAGGGGCTAGTCTCAAGTTCTCCAGAGCTTTGGATGGCAACAGCTGCTGCAAAAACGTCTCGAATTCGTGTCGGCTCAGGTGGCGTTTTGCTGCCGCAGTATAGTGCTTATAAAGTAGCGAGCATGTTCAATCAATTAGAAGTGATGTACCCAAATCGAATAGATGGCGGGTTAGGCCGTTCGCCAGGTGGAAATGAGCGAATACGGAGAGCACTTGCGAACGGAAAAGACAGCGAGATGGATCGCTTCTGGGATAAAGTGGACGAAGTCGTGCAGTGGACAACGAATCGAAGTCACGCTGGCATGACCGCTTCACCATTGCCGATTACGAATCCATCTTTATATATACTTGGTTTAGGAGAGCGGAGCGCAACAGTGTCTGCAGAGAAAGGACTAGGTTTTGTTCATGGCTTTTTTATTCAACCGGACCGATTAAAAGAAGCGCACGAAGCGTATCGTTTAGCGGTAAGCGATCATAAAGATGCATTAACAGCTGTATTTGTTATTTGTGGAGAAGATGATGCGCATGCAGAATCTCTAGCTAAGCAGCAAGATTTGTGGCTTTTGCAAACGGAAAAAGGACTTGATAGTCGAATTCCTTATGAAATGAACCGTCAATTAACAGTTCGTGAAGAGGAAATAATTGTTAAAAACCGAAAACGGATGATTATTGGGTCAACTGACACTGTAAAGCAAAAGCTAGAACAACTTGCTGAACAAGCACAATCGGATCAGTTTTTACTCTTAACGAATGTGTTCGACTACAAAGAAAAAAGAAAATCCTTTGAGCGCTTATCCACATTACTGTCATCTTAA
- a CDS encoding carboxylesterase produces MKIVAPKPFTFTGGKRAVLLLHGFTGTTADVRMLGRFLQNEGYTCHAPLYRGHGVPPEELVTYSPDDWWEDVEAAYDHLKHEGYDEIAVCGLSLGGVFTLKLGLSKPVKGIVSMCAPVRPRTEEAIKKGFLKYAKEYKQLEKKNEDDIEKEVNALKETSMDTLYKLRQLMDDVRSELDLIYSPAFIVQARHDEMIDTESATIIYNEIETDDKEIKWYEDSTHVITLGDEKEQLHQDILSFLNELDWSN; encoded by the coding sequence ATGAAGATTGTTGCACCTAAGCCATTTACATTTACAGGAGGAAAGCGAGCTGTTTTACTTCTTCATGGCTTTACCGGAACAACAGCAGATGTGCGTATGCTTGGACGGTTTTTACAAAATGAAGGGTACACGTGCCATGCGCCGCTTTATCGCGGGCATGGTGTTCCGCCAGAGGAGCTTGTTACGTATAGTCCTGACGATTGGTGGGAGGATGTGGAAGCAGCCTATGACCACCTTAAACATGAAGGGTACGATGAAATTGCGGTGTGCGGGTTATCGCTAGGCGGGGTGTTCACGCTTAAATTAGGTCTTTCTAAACCAGTAAAGGGCATCGTATCAATGTGTGCACCTGTTCGACCGAGAACAGAAGAAGCGATAAAAAAAGGCTTTTTGAAGTATGCAAAAGAATACAAGCAACTGGAGAAGAAGAACGAAGACGACATTGAGAAAGAAGTCAATGCGTTAAAAGAAACATCAATGGATACGCTCTATAAATTACGCCAGCTAATGGACGATGTGAGAAGTGAATTAGACTTAATTTATTCACCTGCCTTTATTGTACAAGCTCGGCATGATGAAATGATTGATACAGAGAGTGCCACCATTATTTACAATGAAATTGAAACAGACGACAAAGAAATCAAATGGTACGAAGACTCAACTCACGTTATTAC